Part of the Molothrus aeneus isolate 106 chromosome 8, BPBGC_Maene_1.0, whole genome shotgun sequence genome is shown below.
TCAGCAGATCTCAAAGAATCAACAGGGGCAACTGACACAGATAGTCTTGAGCACAGAGATAGATGCTCAATGACACCTAACATTACTTTTCCCTCTGACCATCATATGAAACACTATGTATGGAACTAATTTTTTGCCAGACTGCAGATGCTCTACAGATTTTAAAAGCTATATGAAAATCAGCACATTAGAAACACAATTTGGCCTGGCTCCTTTTCTCTGACTGGGTTGCtgcccccagcagcctgggggaCAGGCCCCTCCTTGGTGGGTGTGTGAGTCTGCAGCATCTTCTTGACAGGTGACCCAGTGATAGGAACTTGTGGCAACACAGCAGTGTTCTCGCTGTTGTACACACACAGAGTTTacaagaaaacagcagaagaaaggcaCATTTATTCTTACTCAAATTCAATATTAGTAGTTTCAATATTTGATCAATACATAAAAAAGCAGTAGAGACTTGAAAATCATTTCATATGTAACTACATAGAGTTAAATTAGTGCTTGTCATCTTCCTAATTTCTAGCTCATTACTTTTCATTCTGTGCTTTAAAAGAAGAGGATGATGAAGAGCCTCAGTGAAATCATGTGAAGGAATTGTAACATTTTTTTGCATTATGTGTTCAGTCATATTTTTTTACTGACTTTGGAACATTCCACATAGTAGTTTCTTTGAAGGAGAAGGCACTATAGAGGATCTGTCTCATGCCCAGCTAAAACATTCTAAAAAATTAACTTCTATGTGAGACTTACTCATTCATCTTTATCACACATGATAAATCAGTTTAGACATCAATTCTTTATATTGTGATCACATTAATTCAGTGAAACAGGGTGGCATGTCACTCTCTGGAGGGAGAACAAGTGAATACAGGCAGACTGACCAAGTGATACCATTTTCTTTGGGGGCTGGGAGGTTgggggtttacatttttgtaaacTAACAAatttagtataattttattatcatttttttCTATGCTTTCAGGAAATCTTCCTCATGCTCATCTATTTTTACAAAGGATAAACTACACTATTTGTACTTTGAGATAACaaataaagataattttataATTTGGTACTACTGTAAGGTGATACATTTTCTTTGTAATAAAATATTCCAGATGTCTCTGGGCTGTCCCATAATAATTTTTATGTCATAAAGAAATTCTTATTGCATTTTCCTTAATTTAGATACACTCTTAAAATTGCACTCTTGTGTTGTCAAGTGTGAAAcgaaatggaaagaaatatcagaaatcaacaaaagttattttgaaatttttgtaATGGATTTTAAAGTTTCTCTGCTGGAATAtgacatttcttttctgttctatCTCTTTTACTCTTCTTTTTTCCACAGTATTGAAcattttagttttattaaaCCTAATTCACATTTGTATCTAaacttaatttaatttcagagaCTCTCAGAAATATGTGTGCTTTGGGATTTTAATACATATGATATCATTTGCCTTTGACGTTCATAGTACCTACAGAAATGGAGCTATTTATGGAGTAGTTCTTAGTAGTAGACCATTCCTGAGCCCTTGTGATACATGGAAACTCCTAAGAAGGATAACTGACAGACATGGTTATTTAAATAGATTCAAGCAGCACGTAAATGTCAAAGGCATTTATAAGGTTTCCCAGTTCAGCTCAGTGTTTGTATTTGGATGTCTCTTCCCATCCTATAGCAGTAAATGTGGTTTATTCAGTtaagattttctgaaaaaacacAGATCAAGCATGCTTATTTCAATTGCACGACTTTTGATGTGGTTAATATCTTGGTGCTGTCTGGACATTGGAGATTCATATGTATAATCTAAGAAATTAATATTCAGAgttgtttgtggttttcttcTAAATGAATATATTGTGAGAATTGATTCTGTTGGTTTTTACAACAGGTACTGTGTGATCCTAACAGCCAGGTTTTGGCACTAAAATGTTTTGGTGTCACTGACTTGGTATGTTCTGGGAACCCTTATAAACATCCTTaatttcatgtttcttttaaaataattctctatcccttttcttacaaaaataattttaaaaacataaacacTGAAGATCGTAAGTTAACTGCTTTTTCCATAGAGCTGCAAATGTTTATGTTCTCTTAAAACTACCAATTATTAGCTCTGGGGGATCATGAAGTTAGTAATCAACAGAGATTATAGACTCTGGAGGAGATTTCCTGAAGTAAATGGCCAGTCTAGTGTGAAGGGTTGCCAGATGCACTGCAGCTTTGACCAAAAGTATGGATTTCTTCATAGTTTGGCATGAATTTTAGTATACAAACTAAGGCAGAAGGCAGCAGCCTTTTAATGTCAGCCATTCTCACATTTACTCCCTGGAGATCTTAGGTTACTTGACAAGTTTTTACTAATGTttttcagcactgctgagaaggATCTGACAGTCTTCTTCATGCCCTCCTGTCAGGTATGTACATTGTTAAGATCCCCCCAAACCTTTTTGGGCTGAAGAGTCTCAGCTTTCTCAGCCTCTATTTTTGTCAGATTCTCCTATTGCTTTGTGAACTTTGTGGTTCATTGCTGGACTCAGTACATAAGGTCTGTGTCTTCCATCATTTATAATTTAGAGCTCTTCTCACCTGCCTGGCCAGCCTGTTGCTGAACTTTAGATCTTTGTTTTATATTGTTTCCATTTTAGTGATATGCCCAGAAAAAGCTTCAATTCAGAATCACAATCCTCAAAAAGAGTTGTTCAAGAAAATAGAGGTACCATTTTAAATTAGTTCTGTTAGTAAATACTATTTGTAAAGAGTTCAGTGTAAATTTACTCCCTAAACAAAACGTCGCGTCATTAAGTTACAAGAAGAGGTAGTACACAGGCTGGCATGGAGCAAAGGGCAATCTCTTCCATTCCATTCTGTCCTTGACCTCTGTACTCAGACTGCCACCAAGAGGAGCAGTTGTGATGGTGACAGTGCACACTGCTGTCCCTTACAAAGTACACCGAGCTCCTTGGCACAGCTCATGCCATTTGTTATAGATACAAGTCTGGTATCACAGGGCACTTgcatgccctgctctgtgcacacagTGGTCATTCATTTGCCTGCAAATCTGCCTCTGAGACTTTAATGGATACCCATGTTTATGAATGGCATTCTGTAAATAAACAGTCAAGAGAACACAGCAAAAAGTCTTTCAATCTATTGTAGTCTGGCTGGAAATGGATGTTCCATTTCCTACTAGCAATTTTTGAGTCAACTTTCTCCTAAGAGCTTGACTAATTCTtgggaacaaaaataaaattttagttaTTTCAATATGTAGAGCTTGAAAGGTGCCgtgttaaaatgtttaaatagtAATTTGCCtagtttcttccttttattaaaAGTcataaataaagataaaataatttctataatgaaaggttttttccagccatttccttccatattttttccttgctatACCTAATTGAGAATATTGCAGAATTTTACATGCTATTAAtgtaatagaaagaaaaaaaataatccagtcacagaatcactgacAGAAGTTAGCCCCTTTCCTGTCCTCTTGGCAAAATGCAAAGGTAGAAgaccttctttctcttttattaaATATAGTTCCAAAAAATATATggtgacttaaaaaaaaattctgtaataTTCATAATATGCTGCCAGCCTCAGGTAACAGAAGTCATGTATGAAACTTATCAATATTTAAATCATTTATTGAATTTTAATAATTCCCTTAAATATAATTGTCTGAGCTTTCCCAGAACCTAGAAATCCTTGGATATCAGTGATTTGATCTATGCATAGTCCTCTCAGATACAAAATCCTGGCCCAAGTTCCTTTCCGTTTGCATGAGAAGTACAAATCTAAGAGGTGAATATTTAGGTTTGAATGAGGATCACTCACTGACATAATTTCTCAAGCAAACTCAGAGCCCAATCAATCCAAGTGATATTTAACTGAGGCAAAGTTTACACTGTTTATGAGTTTACACAGTTCTGCTGGCATCTCTTAGGACTGAGGAAGAATTCACCCTTGAATTGCCATAGCCCTGCTCATCTGCCAGAAACCTTCCATTCCTCCCCCAGCACACCCTGATCTAGACTTAACCAACAACAGAGCAGCCTTTTTGCCTAAAATCTCTGTCCCACTGAACCAAGGAAGTGCTTCATCTGTTACCCTGAAAGGACTTCACCAATGTAAGCTGTGTCTCCAGCAGGCAGTATTGGAGGTACAGCTAAagcagagaaggcagagagcccagctccctgtgtgACCTCCACAGCATTCTGACTTGCCCAGCTTCTCTTCTGCACTTGTCAAAATCTGCCTGGGAAATACTGGTGTGATTTCACTGGAGCTGCACTGCCCCAGATTCCCAATGATAACACATCAAAAGAAGACTTTCCTTGGGCATTGTCTAGAGTTTGTAGAGATCCCAAACTCAAGGGCCTGAATAAGCGGAAGTTATAATTACTAAATGTGTCAGGCACCTCAACCAGAAATAAGTTGCCAAATATTGCAGAGATCAGTAGAGGTACACAATTAAAGAAATGCTGTGCCATGGCTTATACAAAATCATATGCTTCTGATTCAGATTTATTGCATCAGATTAATTTAGGAGACTGGAAAATCCCTTGCACACATTTAGAACTGATCTTATTAAAACTTATTAACAGaagtaaatttttatttaattgacATGTGGTTTAATTTCCTGTCTGCAAATCTTCTGACAACAGCAGTATGTATAAAAGGAACACTGACCTAGCTTTTCAGAGGTGGTCAAATCTCAGCAGATTTTGACATATGTGCGTGAGTGACTGTGGACTCCTTTGAAAACTTCATAGACAATTATGCTATTGAAAAACTTGATAGGAATAGATTTGATCCTACAAGAACCTCTCTGGTAATATAAAGCAGTATGCAGATTTTTGAACAGAACAAACTCAAGAGAAATGATAATATTTCACAAATTGGcagagaataaagaaataattgttttctttagtattaaataaagtaattaattcaaaatttatGAATTAAGCTATATTCCATCTTATTTCCATCAGTCATGTGAGACagtaaacaaagaaaatccaTGTTGATTTTGGTCTTGTTTGTATGATGAATTCATATATCAGGACCAGTGAGTGTCTTGTAAAGgttttataaaaatgtatatgTATCACTGGTATCACCATTGCCAGACTAGAGCAAGATTCTGAAAGTCACCAGAAGAATAGAGTTTACTTTTTCTCTTCAGTCTTTGTAGGAATTAGCAAATTTGAAAATCTCAActtaaaaattgaaatgttGACTTATTACAAAGCTACCACTGAAAGTTTCAGGACAATTAATACACATACACCCTTCTAATTCCCTGTGTTAAATATGTTCTTTACTATGAATAGAAGCTTAATATTAAATATAGTGGAATTTTTAATGGCTGATGTTATCTAGGAAATCAAAGGCAAACAtggaagagccctgagcaatAGATGTTTAAGAAAGTGAACAGAACATATTCAGCGTGCAAAAAGCCTCCAACATAAAGTAGAAAAGGAAGATAACTCAATCAGATTCTTGGCATTATAGATGAGAAGAGATTTTAAAGGACAGCAACAGTAAGAAGTCTAAAATTTTTATGAATATATGAAAGGAGTATTAAGTAAACTTCTGGGAAAGGCCATGCTGAATAAATTGGTTAAAGCTGTACATCGGCTGCTATTGAGGTATTTTTATACTACATTTGTATCTccttattaaaattatatatttgctTGATTTTTTAAGTAATGAATACCAGCCTTTTAAATAACAGGATTCTCcctttattctttaaaaaaaaaagggaggtgAAAAGGTAGGTGAATTAGTTCTCTTGGTAACAATCATTCCTATCCTGCTCTGGTTACATGCCTAGAAAATAATTAACAGATTTTCTCTAATGCTTCCTAAAGATGTTGAAACTAGAGAACAAATATTGACTGAGAGGCAGCAAAACTTGCCTGGACAGGAGAAATTAATGGTTTATATAACTGAAAACAGTTTGCCAAAAACAGAACAGAAGTTATGGAATATCTGATTTAAAGTTAATCACATGTCAAAATGGCCAGAGGTGGTGTGTACATGCACTTGGATATTTGCAGGCCACACTGAAGTTCTGGTACCACATAAAAAGGCTCTTTCACCATCCTGAGGATCTGCAGGGCCCCTGTTCCTgttgctgggagctgctcaggagaTGATTTCGCCATGCGAGCCTTTTGGAAGCAAGAGGGAGCCAGTCATGAGGACCTGAAGAGGTTCTGGCATAACCAGGCTTTCAGAAACAGGAGCAGAAACTTGCAAGTATGTTTGCCACTGTTTATCAGGGTAAAAGAGGAAAGGACTttgaggaggaggtggaggaaaCAAATCTGCACCTTGTAACTGGGTCGATCATATTGGGTAAGATGGATTTTGGACTGCAGTGTGTAAAATCACAGAGGAGGTGGAGACAGTTCACTCTCCCCCATGCAAAGGTGGGATGCCTCTCATTCCATTTTTCTCCCCACACATGTGCACACCCCTTCCCCCAGGTGTGAGCTCTGCTTTGGAGTTGGGAAAAGCAAAGAGAGGCATTTGCTCCTAGCGCCGGcttggctgcagagcagggtcaAAGACCACCTGAGCCCACGGGTGTTACGCAAGAGGCCGTAATGAAGGggcccctgcctgcagcatccACCAGCCCGCCTCCCGCTGCCCTCCCCAATGCTGGCCCTGTGGCTCAGCGGGTTGCGAAAGCCCCAGGAGTACATAAAGCgttccctgcctgggcactgccaccaCCATCAACACTTGGGCTCTCAAGAGGCTCCAGGACCAGCACTGTCTGTAAGggaccctgctgctgtgggctggggacaagcagGGGCCTTGCCTGTGCATAGCATCAGGGAAAGCTGTGTGAGACCCTGGTGACCTATCAGGGCAGCCTTCCTCCCTTCACTTGTGTGGCAGAGCTTGTTTCTGATGCTATTCTCTGtttgctgcagggacaggatggCCCACACAGAGAGAGCTCTGCCctggttgctgctgctgctactggcCTTgatgggcagcagcactgcagagcggGACTGCCGAGTAAGCAGCTTCAAAGTCAAGGAGAACTTCGACAAGACCCGGGTAAATCTTCTTTATTCTCCTGGATCTGTGATGTCTTGCATAGCTCTTTCCAGGCTACAAAATTTGGCATTCAGTAGCACCAGTGTGGTCACATTTTGAAGTCACAGACTGTGATACTGAAAAACAGCTAAAGTTTGTGATGTCCACACCTCCACAGATGCTGGATCCTGATGCACCTGATAAAGGAATACTGCAGCAACTGAGTTTTAGCAGACTGGTCTCAAACTGTAGGGTATAAGCAGAAGGACTGTACTGACTTGGCTGTTTCTATGAAAAATTAATACTCTGGTGTTTTCAGACACcattgcaaggaaaaaaaaatatacatagaTCTGGCAAGATCTTCCAGTTGTTATTCCTTTTTCCACTAAATTTTGTTATACTTTGTTATATGCTTTGTTATATATTCCTTATACTGGACAGCTGCAGATGGAGCTGTCCAGTATAAGGAATATATAACAAAGTTATATGTAAGTTTATCCAAAAAAAGTCAGTATTTCAACAAATTATGATTGCACTAGCATGTATTGATGGGTTTATGCTGTTGAAACAGATAGATTTGCTTCTTAGGTACACCTTTGAGGCATGGTGTCAAAGATCTGCATGCTCTTCCCTCTTCACCTCCcctattctgtattttctggtTGTAATGTTTCCATTGTTCTAGGTCTACATGCAGCCTTTCTTATTTCCTTGCAGTACAGTGGCACCTGGTATGCTATGGCAAAAAAAGATCCTGAGGGGCTGTTTCTGCAGGACAATGTGGTAGCCCAGTTCAGCGTAGATGAGAATGGACAAATGACTGCCACTGCAAAGGGCCGAGTCAGACTCTTCAAGTAAGCTGTTTGCCACTCTCCTCTTGTTCCATTTTGCTAAGCTACTGCTCCAATCCTACCTGCTATCCCTGTGCAAGTCACTGAAGCTGTGCTCTTACATTGGAATGTGATATTTTCTTTGGCTACAGTAACTGGGATGTCTGTGCTGACATGATCGGCTCTTTCACTGACACAGAGGATCCTGCCAAGTTCAAGATGAGGTACTGGGGAGTCGCCTCTTTTCTGCAGAAAGGAAGTGAGTACTTAACTATAGGAGATACGGAACTACTTGGAAGACTAGTTATGTTGTATGTCCatgctgggaaaagaaaaagtactGTTGAATTTCTTAAATACACTTAAAAGACTTAATAACTATCATACTGCAAAGCTTAACATGAACAAGGTAATCACTACGTTTTATATGGGACAGCTGGTTGGCTTTCTTTAAACAAGTGAAGAACTGGCCTTTGTATATCTTTgtatttcatttgtttgttaCCCAACAATATAATTGAAGGCCACTGtttggaaagaaatgaaaggcaAATTAAGTATTTTAAGACTTGTTTTAGTTCAGAACTCAGTTACCGGATGCTAGTGTTCTCTCTAAGCCTGATGTCAGAGCTGGCCAAGCAGGGAAGAGGAtttataaaatgttattttgttcGGTCTTGGGTCTGCAAATGTAGAGATTTCTCTGTTTTAAGAGACAAATATGATcatatgtatatatttgtaCTTGTCATCTCTGCACCCTATACAAAATCAGTTCCTTGAGCCAAGTAGAGATTCAGACACTTTGTAGCTCAAGACATTTCCTTGGATTGTTTCCAAGAGAAGCAGGTAGAATTTGGAACTGATAGGAGATCCATTCCATCTAAAGACACAGTTACATAGCATGTTTTGGATGTCAATTTGTCTTAAACAGTTCCCAGGTCTCCCCACAATATGCTGCTGAGTCATGGGCTCTTCATCAGCCAGGTTGCTGGCTGACCCCAAACTCTGCCTTTCTAAAAGGTCTGGTGTCCCCCACAGGAGAGAAGCGGAAAGCAACAGAGTGTTGCCTTCACCAGTGCAGATGTACTGCAAGGGAGATCTTTGGCTCCAAGAGAGGAAGGTGCAGATATGTCAGGTTTTACTGTAAACATTGAAACAGCCTCACTTCTGTTACAACAGAGTGTCTGTGTGACCAGGATTTGTCAGGTTATATAGCTAATTGTTTAGAATTATCTGAAGTTGTAACAGTGTTTTAAAAAGAGGGTTTATGGCAGAACTTGTAGCAAATACTTCGAATACACAAGCAAACTGCATGATTatctttttccttaaaaatgcaGTCTAAGTAATATCCCtggtaagaaaatatttatgggTTGAGTCACCTTGAGCAGGTTGAGCATgtccatctttattttcttttaaaaaataaagatggaaTTAAATACTGGATGCAGGAATAAATGAAAAGCTAATCTGCTATAACTTGTACTGATCTTCATCTTAGCATTTTCTTTAATAGAGTTATGGCAGCAGTCCTTTCTTATTTACTGGATTTCACTGGTGTCTCTaacactttttcttctttgctatgtttttttccagatgatGATCACTGGGTAGTGGACACAGATTATGACACATATGCTCTTCATTACTCCTGCCGCCAGCTAAATGCAGATGGCACTTGTGCTGATAGCTACTCCTTTGTGTTCTCCCGGGACCCCAAGGGATTGCCTCCAGATGCACAGAAAATTGTCAGACAAAGGCAGATAGACCTCTGTTTGGACAGGAAATACAGAGTTATCGCTCATAATGGtgagaacttttttttctgaagaattttatttcaggGTTTAATGACTAAAGCACTGGGATTCTATTACTCATTAGATATCAAATGCATAAAGCCTTTTACTTAGTGGCTGTAACTTTGTCTTTTGAAAACTGGAGCTTGTAGTAAGTTATTTCCAACTTTTGCTTCCCTTATCTGAAGGAGAGCTGAGGTGCATAGTTTTTCATGCAACATATCAGGTCAGCTGAAACAGTAATTAGAGGAAGTTGTAAAACAATTAAATCAATGTAGTGTGAGTAAACAAAGCAAGGATAAACTTCATAACTATAGTAAAAAGTAATTGGGCAGGTTTTATCACATCTCTTTGCCTTTGTTCAAATACTTTTTTGAGAAATTCTTCAGAAAGGCTTTTAAGGAAAATAGAAGTCTTGTAAAGGATACCTTATAGAAGACCCTTTCTCACAAGTCCTCATGCTAACTGTTTCACAAAGATCTGTGGAAGAGGGTCATAGCCCTGATACTGGAAGCATGACACTATCTTGAGTCATATAGTCAGGCTGAGCTTACAACACAGGGAATTAGCTCACTTATGCTCAAGTGTATTACAAAAGGTCAAATGGTAATAATCTAGAAGAAACTGTAATGTTTCTTATGATAAGAATTACACCCAGAGTGGGGAATTGTAAAGAGTGATCAAAATATTTAGAACAAATAAAATAGTAGTACCTCTCCTaactccctccccacccctcacATCCTGGAGGGCATACTATTTATGAAAGACTTGACTGGTGAATCAGCTGAATGGAAACTCCCAATGTAATGATGTGAGCAAAAGAGTTAATACAATTCTTGCATGTGTAAACCAAGACTCACAAAAGATTGTTGTGCTTGGCATA
Proteins encoded:
- the RBP4 gene encoding LOW QUALITY PROTEIN: retinol-binding protein 4 (The sequence of the model RefSeq protein was modified relative to this genomic sequence to represent the inferred CDS: inserted 1 base in 1 codon); this encodes MRAFWKQEGASHEDLKSAGLAAEQGQRPPEPTGVTQEAVMKGPLPAASTSPPPAALPNAGPVAQRVAKAPGVHKAFPAWAXATTINTWALKRLQDQHCLDRMAHTERALPWLLLLLLALMGSSTAERDCRVSSFKVKENFDKTRYSGTWYAMAKKDPEGLFLQDNVVAQFSVDENGQMTATAKGRVRLFNNWDVCADMIGSFTDTEDPAKFKMRYWGVASFLQKGNDDHWVVDTDYDTYALHYSCRQLNADGTCADSYSFVFSRDPKGLPPDAQKIVRQRQIDLCLDRKYRVIAHNGENFFF